ATCGGACCGCAGACGATCGTGAGCGTCGACCTCAACCACCGGCCCTTGCTCTGGGCCGGCCGCGAAACCGAACCGCTGGACGCCCTGATCGGCCAGGCGGACATCCTGCTCCTCGGCCGCGACGAAGCCGAGGCTTACGCGGGCCACGCCGACCCCGAGCGTTTCTTCGCCGCGAATCCCCGCCTCGGCGTCCTGGTGGTGAAGGACGATGCACGCCGTGCCTCGGTGTACCGGCGAGACGGCGGCGAGACGCACGTCCCCTGCCTCACGGTGGAGGTCGTCGAACCCGTCGGGGCCGGCGACGCCTTCGCCTCCGGCTTCCTGTGCGGTCTCGCCGAAGGGCGCGACGACGCCTCCGCGCTGCGGCTCGGGCACGCCCTCGCCGCGCTCACCCTGATCGGGCACGGCGACCGGCCGCTCACCGTCCCGGACAACGCCCAGCGCGACCGGATCGCCGCCGTGCCGGAGACCGAGTGGGCCGGCTGGAGCGTCCGCCCGGGTGAAATCCCGTGGAACGGGGCGTGAGCCAATCCGTCGGGCGGGCGCTCGACCTGCTCGACCTGGTCTCAAGCGGAGTCGCCACCCTGGACGCGATGGCCGCCGAGATCGGCGTCCACAAGTCCACCGTGCTGCGCCTGCTGCAGACGATGGAGCAGCGGGGCTATGTGGGGCGCGACAGCAACCACCGCTACCACATCGGCCGCACCGTTTTCGCGCTCGCGTCGGCGGCGCAGGAGTCGCAGGATGTCCGGGCCACGGCGGCTCCGCACCTCCGCGCCCTCGCCGCCGAGACCGGTCAGACCGTCCACCTCGCCACCTACGCGGACGGCGTCGTGACCTACATCGACAAGATGGAGTCGCGTCAGCCGCTGCGCATGTACTCGCGGGTCGGTCTCCCCGCGGCGCTGCACGCGACCGCCGTCGGTAAAGTGCTGCTCAGCGCTCTGGACCCGGCCGAACGCCAGAGCATCGCCGCCGGTGTGCCGTACGAGCGCTACACGGATCGCACGATCGCGGGACCGGACGAGTTGCTCGCGGAAGTCGCCCGCACGGCCGGGCGCGGCTGGGCGGAGGACCACGAGGAGCACGAGACGTTCATGAACTGCGTCGGCGCGCCTGTGTTCGGACCGGATGGCCGCATCGCCGCGGCGGTCTCCCTCTCCGTGCCGAACGTCGTGCTGCCCTACGCGGACGTGCTCGGCCTGCTCCCGGCGCTGCTGGACACGACCGCCCGGATCTCCGCAGAACTCGGCGCGCACCCCGACGACCTCCCGCAACCCGTTCTCCCGCCCTCCGACCTCCCCCGCTGAAAGGAAACACCATGACCGACCGCATCGCCCTCTCCACCACCGACGCCCCCGCGCCCGCGCACACCTTCTCGCAGGGAGTGAAACGCGGACCCTTCGTCCAGGTCTCCGGACAGGGCCCGGTCGACCCGGTCACGAACGAGTACCTCCACCCCGGCGATGTGCGGGCTCAGACGGTCCGGACGCTGCAGAATGTGGAGGCCATCCTCGCGACCGGCGACGCCACCTTCGACGACGTCATGATGCTGCGCGTCTACCTGACGACGCGCGACGACTTCGCGGCCATGAACGAGGCGTACGGCGACTTCGTCGGATCTCGGGTCACCACCGGTGTGCTGCCCTCTCGCACGACGGTGTTCACCGGACTGCCGCGCGAGGATATGCTGGTGGAGATCGACGCGATCGCCCTCACCGACTGAATTCGCGACGGCCCGGCCCGCCGTCCTCCACGCGGCGGCGGCCCGGCCGTTCTCGAACGGCACGAGTCCGCTGCGTCCCGGACTGCGCGACACCCCAGGTGGTACGTTTCGCTTGTGAGCCGAATCGTCGCCGTGGCGCCCGTTCTCCCCGCTCGGTCGTACGGCCAGGGCGAGATCACCGCAGCGCTGCTCGGGATGATCACCGACGACCCGGCCCGGCAGGCGGTGATGCGTCGCATCCACGCGGCCAGCGGCGTGGAGAGCCGCAGTCTCATCATGCCGCTGGAATGGTACCGCTCGCTCGCCTCCTTCCGGGAGGCGAACGACTTCTTCATCGCCGAGGGCGCCTCCCTCGCTGCGCGCGCCGTGACCCAGGCGCTCGAGACCGCAGGCCTGACCGCCACCGATGTCGACTACCTGCTCTTCACCTCCGTGACCGGCATCGCCGCCCCCTCCATCGACGCCCAGCTGGTCCAGCGGCTCGGGATGCGCTCCGACATCAAGCGCCTGCCGAGCTTCGGACTGGGCTGTGTCGCGGGCGCCTCCGGGCTGGCCCGAGTGAACGACTATCTGGCCGGGCATCCCGAGGAGATCGCCGTCCTGCTCTCGGTCGAACTCTGCTCGCTCACGGTGCAAGCCCGGGACGACTCGATGGCCAACATCGTCGCAAGCGGCCTCTTCGGCGACGGGGCCGCAGCCGTCGTCGTGGCCGGGGACCGCCGCGCCGCCCGGCTGGGCCTCCCCGGGCCGGAAATCGTCGACACCCGCAGCCGCATCTACCCGGACACGGCGGATGTGATCGGCTGGGACATCGGCGGCACCGGCTTCCGGATCGTCCTCAGCGCCGGTGTTCCGGAGGTGATCGACCGGCACTTCGCCGACGACGCCCGCGGGCTTCTCGCCGCGCACGGGCTCACCGAGAGATGTCGCCGCGTGGGCCGCGCATCCCGGCGGACCGAAAATCCTGGAGGCGTTCTCACGGGCTCTCGACCTGCCCGACGGCGCGCTCGCTCGCACGGGTCGGCAACCTGTCGTCGGCAGCGGTGCTGCACGTCCTCGCGGAGCAGCTGGACGCCCACCCGCCGGGCACGGTCGGGCTGCTGTTCGCCCTCGGTCCGGGGGTCACGAGTGAGCTGGTGCTGCTGCGCTGGGCGGCGGGGGACGCCGCCGGGGCGGGCGGCCCCAGGCTCCCCGCGAGCGGGGCAGCCGCATGATCGGGGCGGCGCCATGATCGCGTATTGCCTTCTCATCCTCGCCACCGGCGCCGAGCGTCTCGCGGAACTCGTCGTCTCCGCCCGCAACGCACGCTGGTCTTTCGCCCGCGGCGGTGTCGAGTTCGGCCGCCGCCACTTCCCGCCGATGGTGGCCCTGCACACCGGCCTGCTGCTCGCCTGCTTCGCCGAGGCGTGGTTCCTCGACCGGCCGTTCCTGCCGTGGCTGGGCTGGCCGATGCTCGCGCTCGTCCTCGCCAGTCAGTCTCTCCGGTGGTGGTGCATCGCCGCACTCGGACCGCGCTGGAACACCCGCGTCATCGTCATCCACGACCTCCCGCTCGTCGCGCGCGGGCCTTACCGCTGGCTGAAGCATCCCAACTACCTCGCGGTCGTGGTCGAGGGATTCGCGCTTCCGCTCGTGCATTCCGCGTGGATCACCGCACTCGCGTTCACGGCGCTGAACGCCGTCCTGCTTGCCGGCTACCGCATCCCCTGTGAGAACAGCGCTCTCGCGGACGTCGTCCGTGGCACGACCGTGAGCGATGCCGGCCTGATCGTCGTCGGCGGCGGACCGGTGGGGCTCGCCTGCGCGATCGAAGCCCGCCTGCTCGGGATGGATGTGCTGGTGGTCGAACCGCGCAGCGCGCCGATCGACAAAGCGTGCGGCGAGGGTCTCATGCCCGGCTCCCTCGCCGCACTGCACCGCCTCGGCGTCGACCCGCCGGGGCGGACCCTCGCCGGTATCGCCTACCTCGATGCCGCTTCGCGAGCCGAGCACCGGTTCAAGGAGCGTCCTGGGCGCGGTGTGCGGCGGACCGCGCTGCACTCGGCCTTGGCCGCGCGCGCCGCCGAACTCGGGACTCACACACTCCACGATCGTGTCACCGGCGTTACGAGCGCCTCCTCGGGAACGATGCTCACCCTCGGGCGCGAGCGCTCCACGCTCTCGGCGCCCTGGGTCATCGCCGCCGACGGCCTGCACTCGCCACTGCGCCGCCTGCTCGAACTCGGCGGACGCCCCCAGCCGGAGTCCCGCCGTCGCTTCGGCGTCCGCCGCCACTACACCGTCGAACCGTGGACCGATCTCGTGGAAGTACACTGGTCCCCCACCGCGGAGGTGTATGTGACTCCCGTGGACGATCGCACCATCGGCGTGGCGGTTCTCGGGCCCCGCCCCCTCGACCAGGAA
Above is a genomic segment from Leifsonia xyli subsp. xyli str. CTCB07 containing:
- a CDS encoding sugar kinase: MPRTGLLATIGEAMVVLYPEDRRPLAEAHTYASAVGGAEYNVATSLARLGLPTAWISRLGADGLGDRILKTANEAGVDTSAVERDELRPTGLYLKETSDGPDGVRTRMRYYRRDSAAAALSNGLLRSAPAADLLGRASIVHTSGITPALSASAAEAMSDLRSAIGPQTIVSVDLNHRPLLWAGRETEPLDALIGQADILLLGRDEAEAYAGHADPERFFAANPRLGVLVVKDDARRASVYRRDGGETHVPCLTVEVVEPVGAGDAFASGFLCGLAEGRDDASALRLGHALAALTLIGHGDRPLTVPDNAQRDRIAAVPETEWAGWSVRPGEIPWNGA
- a CDS encoding RidA family protein, with product MTDRIALSTTDAPAPAHTFSQGVKRGPFVQVSGQGPVDPVTNEYLHPGDVRAQTVRTLQNVEAILATGDATFDDVMMLRVYLTTRDDFAAMNEAYGDFVGSRVTTGVLPSRTTVFTGLPREDMLVEIDAIALTD
- a CDS encoding IclR family transcriptional regulator, producing the protein MSQSVGRALDLLDLVSSGVATLDAMAAEIGVHKSTVLRLLQTMEQRGYVGRDSNHRYHIGRTVFALASAAQESQDVRATAAPHLRALAAETGQTVHLATYADGVVTYIDKMESRQPLRMYSRVGLPAALHATAVGKVLLSALDPAERQSIAAGVPYERYTDRTIAGPDELLAEVARTAGRGWAEDHEEHETFMNCVGAPVFGPDGRIAAAVSLSVPNVVLPYADVLGLLPALLDTTARISAELGAHPDDLPQPVLPPSDLPR